In Fusobacterium canifelinum, a genomic segment contains:
- the tsaE gene encoding tRNA (adenosine(37)-N6)-threonylcarbamoyltransferase complex ATPase subunit type 1 TsaE produces MEKVLTFNQIDEFAKKLANYVEENTVIALIGELGTGKTTFTKTFAKEFGVKENLKSPTFNYVLEYLSGRMPLYHFDVYRLCNSEEIYEIGYEDYINNGGVALIEWANIILEDLPKEYIRIEFKYAEKENERLVDIKYIGNKEKEAKFNVDFGN; encoded by the coding sequence ATGGAAAAAGTTTTAACTTTTAATCAAATAGATGAGTTTGCTAAAAAATTAGCAAACTATGTGGAAGAAAATACAGTTATTGCTTTAATAGGTGAATTAGGAACTGGAAAAACGACTTTTACTAAAACTTTTGCCAAAGAATTTGGAGTAAAGGAAAATTTAAAAAGTCCCACATTCAACTATGTTCTTGAATATTTATCAGGTAGAATGCCACTATATCATTTTGATGTGTATAGACTATGTAATTCAGAAGAAATCTATGAAATAGGGTATGAAGATTATATAAATAATGGTGGAGTTGCACTTATTGAATGGGCAAATATTATTTTAGAAGATTTGCCAAAAGAGTACATTAGAATTGAATTCAAATATGCAGAAAAAGAAAATGAAAGGCTTGTAGATATTAAATATATAGGTAACAAAGAAAAGGAGGCAAAATTTAATGTTGATTTTGGGAATTGA
- the tsaB gene encoding tRNA (adenosine(37)-N6)-threonylcarbamoyltransferase complex dimerization subunit type 1 TsaB → MLILGIDTSTKICTCSIFDSENGVIAETNLSVKKNHSNIVMPIVDNLFKISDLNINDIDKIAVAIGPGSFTGVRIALGIAKGLAMALNKPLIAVNELDILEAIASGNENEIIPLIDARKERVYYKYQGNYIDDYLINLISNFDKNKKYVFVGDGATNYTNILKDNLGDNAIILPMYNTFPRASVLCELALNKEEANIYTLEPEYISKSRAEKNF, encoded by the coding sequence ATGTTGATTTTGGGAATTGATACTTCAACTAAAATTTGTACTTGTTCTATATTTGATAGTGAAAATGGTGTTATTGCTGAAACAAATTTATCAGTAAAGAAAAATCACTCAAATATTGTAATGCCAATAGTTGATAATTTATTTAAAATATCTGATTTAAATATAAATGATATAGATAAAATAGCAGTTGCAATAGGACCTGGTTCATTTACAGGAGTAAGAATTGCATTAGGAATTGCTAAGGGTTTGGCTATGGCACTAAATAAACCTTTAATAGCTGTGAATGAACTTGATATTTTAGAAGCAATAGCAAGTGGTAATGAAAATGAAATTATACCTTTAATAGATGCTAGAAAAGAAAGAGTATATTATAAATATCAAGGAAACTACATTGATGATTATTTAATTAATTTAATTTCAAATTTTGATAAAAATAAAAAATATGTTTTTGTTGGAGATGGAGCGACAAATTATACAAATATTTTGAAAGATAATTTAGGAGATAATGCTATTATTTTACCTATGTATAATACTTTTCCAAGAGCTTCTGTTTTATGTGAGTTAGCTTTAAATAAAGAGGAAGCCAATATTTACACTTTGGAGCCTGAATATATAAGTAAATCAAGAGCAGAGAAAAATTTTTAA
- a CDS encoding homoserine kinase, whose amino-acid sequence MGVFTSLFQDEIDFIEEKYKIKILVIKNIDSGILNSNFCIITKNKKYILRIYEANRTLDEEKQELILLNKIASFIPVSIAIKNIDNEYISVFKNKKFALFEYIDGNAVTKIDTHIIREIAMKLGKLHSFSKDFPFEEYSRKTRIDFDFYYNEIKNSEIDFKFKNELLNLADKISKYDFSALPSGIIHGDIFPDNVFLDEYNNIKVIFDFNESYYAPFIFDIAVVINFWITIKDFDFFDKNNFIRDFLNYYSKYRKIEKEELKLLDVACKKVALTFIFLRIYKEKIENSYQKAISIEEKSYLDLIKLVDEYEK is encoded by the coding sequence ATGGGAGTATTTACTAGTCTTTTCCAAGATGAAATAGATTTTATTGAGGAAAAATATAAAATAAAAATTTTAGTAATAAAAAATATTGATAGTGGAATATTAAATTCTAATTTCTGTATAATAACTAAAAATAAAAAATATATACTTAGAATTTATGAAGCTAATAGAACATTAGATGAGGAAAAACAAGAATTAATTTTATTAAATAAAATTGCAAGTTTTATTCCAGTGAGTATAGCAATAAAAAATATTGATAATGAATACATTAGCGTATTTAAAAATAAGAAATTTGCTTTATTTGAGTATATAGATGGGAATGCAGTTACTAAAATAGATACCCATATAATTAGAGAAATTGCAATGAAACTTGGAAAATTACATTCATTTTCAAAAGATTTTCCCTTTGAAGAATATAGTAGAAAAACAAGAATAGACTTTGATTTTTATTATAATGAAATTAAAAATTCAGAAATTGATTTTAAATTTAAAAATGAATTATTAAATTTAGCTGATAAAATTAGTAAATATGATTTTTCTGCTCTACCAAGTGGAATTATACATGGAGACATTTTTCCAGATAATGTTTTCTTAGATGAATATAATAATATAAAGGTTATTTTTGATTTTAATGAGAGTTATTACGCACCATTTATCTTTGATATAGCTGTTGTTATAAATTTTTGGATTACAATAAAAGATTTTGATTTTTTTGATAAAAATAATTTTATAAGAGATTTTTTAAATTATTACTCTAAATATAGAAAAATTGAAAAAGAAGAATTGAAATTATTGGATGTAGCTTGCAAAAAAGTAGCTTTAACTTTTATCTTTTTAAGGATATATAAAGAAAAAATAGAAAATTCATATCAAAAAGCTATTTCTATTGAAGAAAAATCTTATTTAGATTTAATAAAACTAGTTGATGAATATGAAAAATAG
- a CDS encoding nucleotidyltransferase family protein — protein sequence MDKLIKEEFFKEFSIDEDYFLSTGLDWNELENIYENYIELVPLLEKEAEYVVSKLIDVPSVHSVRRRVKKPTHLIEKIIRKGKKYQERNISVLNYKEIVTDLIGIRVLHLFKDDWQNIHHEILNLWDIKETPQVNIRRGDYNLSQFKETIKDINCDVIVREHGYRSVHYLVGIDITKTLNISVEIQVRTVFEEAWSEIDHIMRYPYDVDNPIITEYLGIFNRIVGSADEMGTFLKKVKENFGTVRDTDEVQRELDIKFK from the coding sequence ATGGATAAGCTAATAAAGGAAGAGTTTTTTAAGGAATTTTCAATTGATGAAGATTACTTTCTTTCAACTGGCTTAGATTGGAATGAATTAGAAAATATATATGAGAATTACATTGAGTTAGTTCCTCTTTTAGAAAAAGAAGCAGAGTATGTTGTATCAAAATTAATAGATGTTCCCTCTGTTCACTCTGTAAGAAGAAGAGTAAAAAAACCTACTCATCTTATTGAGAAGATAATTAGAAAAGGTAAAAAATATCAAGAAAGAAATATAAGTGTTTTAAATTATAAAGAAATTGTTACAGATTTAATTGGAATAAGGGTTTTACATCTTTTTAAAGATGATTGGCAAAATATTCATCATGAAATTTTAAATCTTTGGGATATAAAAGAAACTCCTCAAGTTAATATTAGAAGAGGTGATTATAATCTATCTCAATTTAAAGAAACAATAAAAGATATTAACTGTGATGTAATTGTTAGAGAACATGGCTATCGTTCGGTACATTACTTAGTTGGTATAGATATAACAAAAACTCTTAATATTTCAGTTGAAATTCAAGTAAGAACCGTTTTTGAAGAAGCTTGGAGTGAAATAGACCATATTATGAGATATCCTTATGATGTTGATAACCCTATTATAACTGAATATCTAGGAATATTTAATCGTATTGTAGGTTCAGCAGATGAAATGGGAACCTTTTTAAAAAAAGTTAAGGAAAATTTTGGAACTGTAAGAGATACAGATGAAGTTCAAAGAGAATTAGATATAAAATTTAAATAA
- a CDS encoding 3'-5' exonuclease family protein: MLFYEDLVRKIEEEKIENIEKIEKFKLNGAKSLVGYGIAIPLILIGLFEIYSYTIYHKWYLLLIGVIFLGIGLKQFKTILTYSYVIDTEAKNLKFGKLNLQFDNVQTGTLKEMKLGRKVVTVIDIITNDKKQIVIPLFMAKQIRFILLIKEILAERFSIKK; the protein is encoded by the coding sequence ATGTTATTTTATGAAGATTTAGTTAGAAAAATAGAAGAAGAAAAAATTGAGAATATTGAAAAAATTGAGAAATTTAAATTAAATGGAGCTAAAAGTTTAGTAGGCTATGGTATTGCAATTCCACTTATTCTTATAGGTCTATTTGAAATTTATTCATATACTATTTATCACAAATGGTATCTCTTACTTATTGGAGTAATCTTTCTTGGTATAGGATTAAAACAATTTAAAACCATTTTAACATATTCTTATGTTATAGACACTGAAGCCAAAAATTTAAAATTTGGAAAGTTAAACTTACAATTTGATAATGTTCAAACTGGAACTTTAAAAGAAATGAAGTTAGGAAGAAAAGTTGTAACTGTTATTGATATAATAACTAATGATAAAAAACAAATTGTAATTCCACTTTTTATGGCTAAACAAATAAGATTTATACTTTTAATAAAAGAAATTTTAGCTGAAAGATTTTCTATAAAAAAATAA
- a CDS encoding zinc metalloprotease HtpX has product MKGLAELKNKIVKVPHLNIFKIGTWVTMGLFATFLLVYIFVGNEMLNYYPLLILFAFGTPFISLMMSKATVKRAYNIRMIGEGGVSSEKEKLVVDTVTLLSQKLGLQKLPEIGVYPSNDINAFATGASKNSAMVAVSQGLLNSMNETEIIGVLAHEMSHVVNGDMLTSSILEGFVSAFGLIATLPFLMGGNNNRGRRAASSMATYYLVRNIANIFGKMVSSAYSRRREYGADKLAAEITDPSYMKSALVRLQEISEGRISLQDSDREFASFKITNNFSMGNLANLFASHPSLEKRIAAIERMENKEL; this is encoded by the coding sequence ATGAAAGGTTTAGCTGAATTAAAAAATAAAATTGTTAAAGTACCTCATCTAAATATATTTAAAATAGGAACTTGGGTAACGATGGGATTATTTGCCACTTTTCTATTAGTTTATATATTTGTTGGGAATGAAATGTTAAATTATTATCCATTATTAATATTATTTGCTTTTGGAACTCCATTTATATCATTGATGATGTCAAAAGCTACTGTAAAAAGAGCATATAATATAAGAATGATTGGAGAAGGTGGAGTATCAAGTGAGAAAGAAAAACTTGTTGTAGATACTGTCACTTTATTAAGTCAAAAATTGGGTTTACAAAAATTACCAGAAATTGGAGTTTACCCTTCTAATGATATCAATGCTTTTGCAACAGGAGCGAGTAAAAATTCTGCTATGGTAGCAGTTTCACAAGGACTTTTAAATAGTATGAATGAAACTGAAATTATAGGAGTATTAGCACATGAGATGTCTCATGTAGTCAATGGAGATATGTTAACTTCTTCAATTTTAGAAGGTTTTGTTTCTGCTTTTGGATTGATTGCAACTTTACCATTCTTAATGGGAGGAAATAACAATAGAGGTAGAAGAGCAGCTTCAAGTATGGCAACATACTATTTAGTAAGAAATATTGCTAATATTTTTGGGAAAATGGTTTCAAGTGCTTATTCAAGAAGAAGAGAATATGGGGCTGATAAATTAGCAGCAGAAATAACAGACCCTAGTTATATGAAAAGTGCTTTAGTTCGCTTACAAGAAATAAGTGAAGGTAGAATATCACTTCAAGATAGTGACAGAGAATTTGCAAGTTTTAAGATTACTAATAATTTCTCAATGGGAAATTTGGCTAATTTATTTGCTTCTCATCCAAGTTTAGAGAAAAGAATTGCAGCCATTGAAAGAATGGAAAATAAAGAATTATAA
- a CDS encoding SIR2 family NAD-dependent protein deacylase — MSDNNMKFNLFIGENFNELISLPTNRLIIRNLLSVTDRDVVVLNNSLSLPELVQKLMDKILYGRKEIVEIISNIFSMENKSDLTFYNNIFDSNIFSSIISTNYDYALEENFLNLIKISTPFNVSNDESGRVAFYKVYGDYKDRDKFIISTQDVKRVKMLAFYNEFWEKLRAEFNRRPTILFTVNLEDKVFLDVLDFIIAKTNRLQPIYLYASDEVDKLLADKDIISFINKYSIEIIKGENKEFIANLKEKFFGEKKSGDVQQNYA; from the coding sequence ATGTCAGATAATAATATGAAGTTTAATCTTTTTATAGGAGAAAATTTTAATGAGTTAATCTCATTACCAACAAATCGATTAATTATAAGGAATCTATTGTCAGTAACAGATAGAGATGTTGTTGTTTTGAATAATAGTTTATCCTTACCTGAGCTTGTACAAAAACTAATGGATAAAATTCTTTATGGTAGAAAAGAAATTGTTGAAATCATCAGCAATATTTTTTCTATGGAAAATAAATCTGATTTAACTTTTTATAATAATATATTTGATTCTAATATCTTTTCTTCAATAATATCAACAAACTATGACTATGCATTAGAAGAAAATTTCTTAAATTTAATAAAAATAAGTACTCCCTTTAATGTAAGTAATGATGAAAGTGGAAGAGTAGCTTTCTATAAAGTCTATGGTGACTATAAGGATAGAGATAAATTTATTATTTCAACTCAGGATGTAAAAAGAGTTAAAATGTTGGCTTTCTATAATGAATTTTGGGAAAAATTAAGAGCTGAATTCAATAGAAGACCTACTATTCTTTTTACTGTTAATCTTGAAGATAAAGTATTTTTAGATGTTCTAGATTTTATAATAGCTAAAACAAATAGACTTCAACCTATTTATTTATATGCCAGTGATGAAGTTGATAAACTTTTAGCTGATAAAGATATAATAAGTTTTATAAATAAATATTCTATTGAAATTATAAAAGGTGAAAATAAAGAGTTTATTGCAAATTTAAAAGAGAAATTTTTTGGTGAGAAAAAAAGTGGTGATGTCCAACAAAATTATGCCTGA
- the rfaE2 gene encoding D-glycero-beta-D-manno-heptose 1-phosphate adenylyltransferase, whose amino-acid sequence MNIDRKLASQLVEEAKKSGKKVVFTNGCFDILHTGHVTYLNEAKRQGDILIVGVNSDKSVKKLKGETRPINSENDRSFVLDGLKAVDYTVIFDEDTPEELIACLKPSIHVKGGDYKKEDLPETKIVESYGGEVIILNFVEGKSTTNIIEKINKK is encoded by the coding sequence ATGAATATAGATAGAAAATTAGCTAGTCAGCTTGTAGAAGAAGCAAAGAAAAGTGGAAAAAAAGTTGTATTTACAAATGGTTGTTTTGATATTCTTCACACAGGACATGTAACTTACTTAAATGAAGCTAAAAGACAAGGAGATATTCTTATAGTTGGAGTTAATTCAGATAAGTCAGTAAAAAAATTAAAGGGAGAAACAAGACCTATAAATTCTGAAAATGATAGATCTTTTGTTCTTGATGGATTAAAAGCAGTTGATTATACTGTTATTTTTGATGAGGATACACCAGAAGAATTAATAGCTTGTTTAAAACCATCTATTCATGTTAAAGGTGGAGATTATAAAAAAGAAGATTTACCTGAGACTAAAATTGTTGAAAGCTATGGTGGAGAAGTTATAATTTTAAATTTTGTTGAAGGGAAATCTACAACAAATATAATAGAAAAGATTAATAAAAAATAG
- a CDS encoding NUDIX hydrolase — MNKNRILLRDRYFESAIMICIANIDGKDCFILEKRAKNIRQAGEISFPGGKKDKKDKNFRETAIRETLEELQIKRKAITNISKFGILVAATGVIIECYLCKLNIKSLDEIKYSKDEVERLLVVPIDFFIKNKAIKGEVEISNTAKFDVKEYNFPERYAKDWKIPSRYVYIYMYENEPIWGITAEIICDFVKILKENGKVGFYEYR, encoded by the coding sequence ATGAATAAAAATAGAATTTTATTAAGAGATAGATATTTTGAAAGTGCAATTATGATTTGTATTGCAAATATAGATGGAAAAGATTGTTTTATACTAGAAAAAAGAGCAAAAAATATAAGGCAAGCAGGAGAAATTTCTTTTCCTGGTGGGAAAAAAGATAAGAAAGATAAAAATTTCAGAGAAACAGCAATAAGAGAAACTCTTGAAGAATTACAAATAAAAAGAAAAGCTATTACAAATATAAGTAAATTTGGAATTTTAGTTGCTGCCACAGGAGTTATTATTGAATGTTATCTTTGTAAATTAAATATAAAAAGTTTAGATGAGATAAAATATAGCAAAGATGAAGTTGAAAGATTATTAGTTGTTCCTATTGATTTTTTTATTAAAAATAAAGCTATTAAGGGAGAAGTTGAAATTTCTAACACAGCAAAATTTGATGTAAAAGAATATAATTTTCCTGAGAGATATGCAAAAGATTGGAAAATTCCAAGTAGATATGTATATATTTATATGTATGAGAATGAACCTATTTGGGGAATAACAGCTGAAATTATTTGTGATTTTGTTAAGATATTAAAAGAAAATGGAAAGGTAGGTTTTTATGAATATAGATAG
- a CDS encoding IS256 family transposase translates to MKEKKEVYKVKPLTEGKKNIIASLIEEYDIKTTEDIQEALKDLLGGTIKSMLEAEMDEHIGYEKYQHSDGTNYRNGTKKKNVRSTYGEFQVEVPQDRNSSFEPQIVKKRQKDISEIDQKIINMYARGLTTRQISEQIEEIYGFECSESFISNVTDKVIDKIQDWQNRPLDEVYPIIFIDATHFSVREDNRIKKIAAYVVLGISKDGMKEVLSLEIGENESSKYWLGVLNGLKNRGVKDIMVICADGLTGMKEAIAAAFPQTEYQRCVVHQVRNTLKYVSYKDKKEFSTDLKSIYLAVTETQALENLDKVSEKWKEKYPNSMISWYQNWDVLTPIFKFSLEVRKVIYTTNAIESLNSTYKKLNRQRTVYPSDKALLKVLYLSTMEATKKWSQPLRNWGKVYGEFSIMYEGRF, encoded by the coding sequence ATGAAAGAGAAAAAAGAAGTTTACAAAGTAAAACCATTAACTGAAGGAAAGAAAAATATTATTGCTTCTTTAATTGAAGAATATGATATTAAAACTACTGAGGATATCCAAGAAGCTCTTAAAGACCTTTTAGGTGGAACTATTAAGTCTATGTTAGAAGCTGAGATGGATGAACATATTGGTTATGAGAAGTATCAGCATTCTGATGGTACTAATTATCGTAATGGAACTAAAAAGAAAAATGTTCGTTCTACTTATGGTGAATTTCAAGTTGAAGTTCCTCAAGATAGAAATTCTTCTTTTGAGCCACAAATAGTAAAAAAAAGACAAAAGGATATTTCTGAGATTGATCAAAAAATCATAAATATGTATGCGCGTGGTTTGACTACTAGACAAATTTCTGAACAAATTGAAGAAATATATGGTTTTGAATGTTCTGAAAGTTTTATCTCCAATGTTACTGATAAAGTAATAGACAAAATTCAAGATTGGCAAAATAGACCCTTAGATGAAGTATATCCAATTATCTTTATTGATGCCACTCACTTCTCTGTTAGAGAAGACAATAGAATTAAAAAAATAGCTGCTTATGTAGTATTAGGCATCTCAAAAGATGGAATGAAAGAGGTACTTAGTTTAGAAATAGGAGAAAATGAAAGTAGTAAATATTGGTTAGGAGTATTAAATGGTTTAAAAAATAGAGGTGTAAAAGACATAATGGTAATTTGCGCTGATGGGTTAACAGGAATGAAAGAAGCTATTGCTGCAGCTTTTCCACAAACAGAATATCAACGTTGTGTAGTTCATCAAGTTAGAAATACTTTAAAATATGTGTCATACAAAGATAAAAAAGAATTTTCCACAGATTTAAAGAGTATATATTTAGCTGTAACAGAAACACAAGCACTGGAAAATTTAGATAAAGTAAGTGAAAAATGGAAAGAAAAATATCCAAATTCAATGATAAGTTGGTATCAAAATTGGGATGTATTAACACCAATATTTAAATTCTCATTAGAAGTCAGAAAAGTAATATATACAACAAATGCAATAGAAAGTTTGAATAGCACTTACAAGAAATTAAATAGACAAAGAACGGTATATCCTAGTGATAAGGCGCTATTAAAGGTATTGTATTTATCAACAATGGAAGCAACAAAGAAATGGAGTCAACCATTAAGAAATTGGGGTAAAGTATATGGAGAATTTAGCATAATGTATGAGGGAAGATTTTAA
- the cls gene encoding cardiolipin synthase: MQDISKILLTFIQLFLQYVWVANLFFIIVIIMIEKKNPLYTILWIFLLTLVPYVGFFIYLFFGLTFKKKRVANKIYKIKKLKSRKDVSKSDNEELKRWKGLITYLEMSTDNHISSNNDIEVYFTGEDFFPELKKEIANAKKFINMEYFIFQFDGIGKEIADLLIKKAKEGVEVNLIIDGVNLANHRLSRYFKNTGVNLHLFFRTYIPIFNIRLNYRNHKKVTIIDNRVAFVGGMNIGDEYLGKGKIGYWRDTSVKVYGDIVSTFEKEFYFSLSIVKNEFLKDEKVSNEISLKYEEDDGTYMQVISSGPNYEFPAIRDNYIKLIQEARKSVFIQTPYFVPDDLLLDTLKSAVLSGIDVKIMIPNKADHPFIYWVNQYYVWELLRLGANIYRYENGFIHSKTILVDEEVVSVGTCNFDYRSFYLNFEINLNIYNKEVANSFKAQYYKDITISKKLTFADFKKRSIFTKVKESVFRLLSPIM; this comes from the coding sequence ATGCAAGATATTTCTAAAATTTTATTAACATTTATACAACTTTTTTTACAATATGTTTGGGTGGCAAATCTCTTTTTTATCATTGTTATCATCATGATAGAGAAAAAAAATCCACTGTACACAATTTTATGGATATTTTTATTAACACTTGTGCCTTATGTTGGATTTTTTATTTATTTATTCTTTGGTTTAACTTTTAAGAAAAAAAGAGTTGCAAATAAAATTTATAAAATAAAAAAATTAAAAAGTAGAAAGGATGTTTCTAAATCTGATAATGAAGAATTAAAAAGATGGAAGGGCCTTATAACTTATCTTGAAATGAGTACTGATAACCATATTTCTTCTAATAATGATATTGAAGTTTATTTTACAGGAGAAGATTTTTTTCCTGAATTAAAAAAAGAAATAGCTAATGCAAAAAAATTTATAAATATGGAATATTTTATTTTCCAATTTGATGGTATAGGAAAAGAAATAGCAGATTTATTAATTAAAAAAGCTAAAGAAGGTGTTGAAGTAAATCTAATAATAGATGGTGTTAATCTAGCTAACCATAGACTTAGTAGATATTTTAAAAATACAGGAGTTAATTTACATTTATTTTTTAGAACATATATTCCAATATTTAATATTAGACTAAATTATAGAAATCATAAAAAAGTTACAATAATAGATAATAGAGTTGCCTTTGTTGGTGGAATGAATATAGGAGATGAATATTTAGGTAAAGGAAAAATTGGTTATTGGAGAGATACTTCTGTAAAAGTTTATGGAGATATTGTTTCAACTTTTGAAAAAGAGTTTTATTTTTCATTGAGTATAGTAAAAAATGAATTTTTAAAAGATGAGAAAGTTTCAAATGAAATTTCTTTAAAATATGAAGAAGATGATGGTACTTATATGCAAGTTATAAGTTCAGGACCTAACTATGAATTTCCAGCTATAAGAGATAATTATATAAAACTTATTCAAGAAGCTAGAAAATCTGTATTTATCCAAACTCCTTATTTTGTTCCTGATGATTTATTATTAGATACATTGAAATCAGCTGTTTTATCAGGTATAGATGTAAAGATTATGATACCTAACAAGGCAGATCACCCATTTATATATTGGGTTAATCAATACTATGTTTGGGAACTTTTAAGATTAGGGGCGAATATTTATAGATATGAAAATGGCTTTATACATTCCAAAACTATATTAGTTGATGAAGAAGTGGTTTCAGTTGGAACTTGTAATTTTGATTATAGAAGTTTTTATCTAAACTTTGAAATTAATTTGAACATCTATAATAAAGAAGTTGCTAATTCTTTTAAAGCTCAGTATTATAAGGATATAACAATATCAAAAAAATTAACATTTGCAGATTTTAAAAAGAGAAGTATTTTTACAAAAGTGAAGGAATCTGTATTTAGATTATTATCACCTATAATGTAG
- a CDS encoding MFS transporter codes for MYIINIMWLIGPVALFTILFILLISKSLIKSKKVFFAFFVLILIYAILGVACYYFYEIFLSNQFISLLISLSCIGLGGLINLIIVYLGITKLKRVDSKAELLILQHDIEKNIHAEDKWFSMLFSYTADRWTVSDINADLFSKLDEGNFEEDGAEIIEINKEIKIINGNYKFLKRNLRRKYFFLKNLKSITNLEDSDEIKKLVGEKKKEFSLSKETDNTIELIKKLSDELLNLVRIEENDKTKNIEENLARTINYMSGVLYNQLRSEKSKIKEAKLNEFSTYIQAEKILLDNIDELRENMYSYTYKIKRKLREFKE; via the coding sequence ATGTATATAATAAATATAATGTGGCTTATTGGACCAGTGGCTTTATTTACAATTTTGTTTATATTATTAATTTCAAAATCACTTATAAAAAGTAAAAAAGTGTTCTTTGCATTTTTTGTATTAATCCTAATTTATGCTATTTTAGGTGTTGCTTGTTATTATTTTTATGAAATATTTTTATCAAACCAATTTATAAGTCTTTTAATTAGCTTATCTTGTATTGGACTTGGCGGACTTATTAATTTAATAATAGTTTATTTGGGAATAACTAAGTTAAAAAGAGTAGATAGTAAGGCAGAACTATTAATATTACAACATGATATTGAAAAAAATATACATGCTGAAGACAAATGGTTTAGTATGTTATTTTCATATACAGCTGACAGATGGACAGTCTCTGATATAAATGCAGATTTATTTTCAAAATTAGATGAAGGAAATTTTGAAGAAGATGGTGCAGAAATAATTGAAATAAATAAAGAAATAAAAATAATTAATGGAAATTATAAATTTTTAAAAAGAAATTTAAGAAGAAAATACTTCTTTTTAAAGAATTTAAAATCTATAACTAATCTAGAAGATAGTGATGAAATTAAAAAATTAGTAGGAGAGAAGAAGAAAGAATTTTCTCTTTCAAAAGAAACAGATAATACTATTGAATTAATAAAAAAATTATCAGATGAATTATTAAATTTAGTCAGAATTGAAGAAAATGATAAAACTAAAAACATTGAAGAAAATTTAGCAAGAACTATCAATTATATGTCCGGAGTTCTCTATAATCAACTTAGAAGTGAGAAATCTAAGATAAAAGAAGCTAAATTAAATGAATTTTCTACTTATATCCAAGCTGAAAAAATTTTACTTGACAATATAGACGAACTTAGAGAAAATATGTATAGTTATACTTATAAAATAAAAAGAAAATTAAGAGAATTTAAGGAGTAG